The following coding sequences lie in one Rhodohalobacter barkolensis genomic window:
- a CDS encoding Sec-independent protein translocase subunit TatA/TatB — protein sequence MGSIGGFEWVLIILAILLLFGAKRIPELARGIGQGIQEFRKASDDIKKEIDKGKDDVNSSVKDSSDTAKEESKK from the coding sequence ATGGGTTCTATAGGCGGTTTTGAATGGGTATTAATTATCCTTGCAATTTTACTTCTTTTTGGTGCTAAACGAATACCGGAACTGGCTCGTGGAATAGGTCAGGGCATTCAGGAATTTAGAAAGGCATCTGACGATATCAAGAAAGAGATCGACAAAGGAAAAGATGACGTAAACAGTTCGGTTAAGGATAGCAGCGATACAGCAAAGGAAGAATCTAAAAAATAA
- a CDS encoding amidase family protein, translating to MKNLLSIQEQLKSGELELPELASTYLETIKSKNPEINAIVHFDEDSVLKQASDIQKKIDSGKSGNLVGAVVGVKDVISEKGKKLTCSSKMLNNFESVYDATVIEKLKREDALLIGRCNMDEFAMGSSNENSYHGPAKNPHDTSKVPGGSSGGSAAAVAAGMCNVSLGSDTGGSIRQPASYCGVVGLKPTYSRVSRHGLVAFASSFDCIGPFSNSVEDAALMLQNIAGKDPMDNSSADVKVENYLDAVQNDSGKLKIGVPKEYFGDGLDDEIRTMIEDRLKGLESEGAELVPINLPHTKYGIATYYILATAEASSNLARYDGVRYGHRADFKTIEEELGKEKEAIEKEIKIAVGADKEEALERLTKLDSPLSRLYKKSRTEGFGSEVKRRIMLGTYVLSAGYYDAYYAKAQKVRRLIKQDFETAFEKVDVIVSPTAPTTAFDLGSNQDDPVQMYLNDIYTTTANLAGICGISVPAGVHSNGLPVGVQFLGNSFRESEILRAGRRIERLIG from the coding sequence ATGAAAAATCTGCTCTCGATTCAAGAGCAACTGAAATCCGGTGAATTAGAATTACCGGAACTTGCATCAACATATCTCGAAACAATTAAGTCCAAAAATCCTGAAATCAATGCAATTGTTCATTTTGATGAGGATTCTGTTTTAAAACAGGCTTCCGATATCCAAAAGAAAATTGACTCCGGAAAGAGTGGTAATCTCGTAGGTGCAGTGGTTGGAGTAAAAGATGTGATCAGTGAAAAGGGTAAAAAGCTAACCTGCTCCAGCAAAATGCTCAATAACTTTGAAAGTGTATACGACGCTACTGTTATTGAAAAATTGAAAAGGGAAGATGCTTTATTGATTGGCCGCTGTAACATGGATGAATTTGCCATGGGCTCGTCAAATGAGAATTCGTATCATGGTCCTGCTAAAAATCCTCATGACACTTCCAAAGTGCCGGGTGGATCGAGCGGAGGAAGTGCTGCTGCGGTTGCTGCCGGAATGTGCAACGTCTCTTTGGGATCTGACACAGGCGGTTCTATTCGACAACCTGCCTCATACTGTGGCGTAGTAGGATTAAAACCAACCTATAGCAGAGTTTCCCGTCACGGACTGGTCGCTTTTGCTTCTTCTTTCGACTGTATCGGGCCATTTTCTAACAGTGTGGAAGATGCCGCTCTAATGCTCCAGAATATTGCAGGGAAAGATCCAATGGATAACTCATCTGCTGATGTGAAAGTTGAAAACTATTTGGATGCTGTTCAAAACGATTCCGGTAAACTCAAAATTGGTGTGCCGAAAGAGTATTTCGGTGATGGGCTGGATGATGAAATTCGAACGATGATAGAAGACCGTTTAAAAGGTCTTGAAAGCGAAGGAGCAGAACTGGTTCCCATCAATCTGCCACATACTAAATATGGAATTGCTACTTACTATATTTTAGCAACGGCAGAAGCTTCAAGTAATCTTGCTCGTTATGATGGTGTTCGATATGGGCATCGAGCTGATTTTAAGACCATTGAAGAGGAGTTGGGTAAGGAGAAAGAAGCTATTGAAAAAGAGATTAAAATAGCTGTAGGTGCAGATAAAGAGGAGGCATTGGAGCGATTGACCAAACTGGACTCACCACTTTCCCGCCTTTATAAAAAATCGCGAACAGAAGGTTTTGGGAGTGAAGTTAAGCGCAGAATTATGCTGGGCACATATGTATTAAGTGCCGGTTATTATGACGCCTACTATGCAAAAGCTCAAAAAGTGAGAAGGCTGATTAAACAAGATTTTGAAACTGCTTTTGAAAAAGTGGATGTCATTGTATCACCGACAGCACCTACAACTGCCTTTGATTTAGGTTCAAATCAAGATGATCCTGTTCAAATGTATCTGAATGATATTTATACAACCACGGCAAACCTTGCGGGAATTTGCGGGATCAGTGTGCCTGCTGGTGTACATTCAAACGGGTTGCCGGTAGGAGTACAGTTTCTGGGTAACAGTTTTAGAGAATCCGAGATACTGAGAGCGGGTCGGCGTATAGAGCGGTTAATCGGATAG
- a CDS encoding SDR family NAD(P)-dependent oxidoreductase: MSNNRLSGKWILITGATSGIGKATAYQFAGEGANLYLTGRREDRLISIRDDIQSKFSVEIEIYSFDIRDREACKSCVESIEGPIDILVNNAGLASGKDPVDQADFEDWDKMIDTNVKGLLSMTRFVSERMKKSNEGHIINVGSIAGHEAYAGGSVYCGTKHAVKAITQATKMDLHGTGIRVSAVSPGLVETEFSEVRFHGDKEAADSVYSDINPLTADDIAEIIIFMASRPPHVNIMDTIVLPTDQSSSTMVHRSSKK; this comes from the coding sequence ATGTCAAATAACAGACTTTCTGGTAAGTGGATATTAATCACGGGTGCAACATCAGGTATTGGAAAAGCAACGGCTTACCAATTTGCGGGCGAAGGTGCTAACCTCTATTTAACAGGAAGAAGGGAAGATCGATTAATTTCCATTCGCGATGATATCCAGTCAAAGTTCAGTGTAGAAATCGAGATCTATTCTTTTGACATCCGCGATCGTGAAGCGTGCAAATCTTGTGTGGAATCCATAGAGGGTCCGATCGATATTCTGGTTAACAATGCCGGACTGGCATCAGGTAAGGATCCTGTTGATCAGGCAGATTTTGAAGATTGGGATAAAATGATTGATACCAATGTGAAAGGTCTGCTTTCAATGACCCGGTTTGTATCAGAGCGAATGAAAAAGAGTAACGAGGGTCACATTATCAATGTGGGATCTATTGCAGGTCATGAAGCATACGCGGGAGGTTCGGTATATTGCGGAACCAAACACGCCGTAAAAGCGATCACCCAAGCGACGAAAATGGATTTACACGGTACCGGTATAAGAGTGAGTGCCGTTTCACCGGGATTGGTAGAAACAGAATTCAGTGAAGTTCGTTTTCACGGTGACAAAGAGGCAGCAGACAGTGTCTATTCTGATATAAACCCTTTAACTGCGGATGATATAGCTGAAATTATCATCTTTATGGCATCACGACCACCGCATGTTAACATAATGGATACGATTGTGCTGCCAACGGATCAATCTTCTTCTACGATGGTACACAGATCTTCAAAAAAATGA
- a CDS encoding M28 family peptidase, whose amino-acid sequence MKFKDQGRDVPQFKSETAYKYVEEQLDFGPRVPGSEAHRDAVEYFREHFQETAGQRSVFIQQFEQEIYNKNLPFYNILASFGTENSDRIVLAAHWDSRPRADRDSTDSENPILGADDGASGVAVLMELANIFAEHDLPVGVDIILFDGEDYGEEGDLANYFIGSRYWSQNPPVPGYNPRFGILLDMVGGEGAVFPKEGHSLGFAPKLVDEIWTIASEKGHDSLFLDERGGRVADDHVIVEQYTGIPMINIIHHRVNESGTIDFPHYWHTHRDNIEIIDQNVMQAVGDVLLELIYNRIPTE is encoded by the coding sequence TTGAAATTTAAAGATCAAGGCAGAGATGTTCCTCAATTTAAATCTGAAACTGCGTATAAGTATGTAGAGGAACAGTTAGATTTCGGACCCCGTGTTCCCGGATCTGAAGCGCACCGCGATGCTGTAGAGTATTTCAGAGAACATTTTCAAGAAACTGCAGGTCAGCGATCAGTTTTTATTCAGCAATTTGAACAGGAGATCTATAATAAAAATCTTCCCTTCTACAATATTTTAGCTTCATTTGGTACAGAAAACTCGGATCGTATAGTATTGGCAGCACACTGGGACAGCAGACCCCGGGCCGACCGAGATTCGACAGATTCCGAAAATCCAATACTTGGTGCAGATGATGGAGCAAGCGGAGTGGCTGTTTTAATGGAACTGGCAAATATATTTGCTGAACATGATCTGCCCGTTGGAGTGGATATTATTCTTTTTGATGGAGAGGACTACGGAGAAGAGGGAGATCTGGCAAACTATTTTATAGGATCCAGATATTGGTCACAGAATCCTCCGGTTCCGGGTTATAATCCCCGATTTGGTATTCTTTTGGATATGGTTGGAGGAGAAGGAGCTGTATTCCCAAAGGAGGGGCATTCGCTGGGATTTGCTCCGAAGCTGGTTGATGAAATTTGGACAATTGCTTCAGAAAAAGGACACGATTCACTCTTTTTAGATGAACGCGGTGGCAGAGTTGCCGATGATCATGTTATCGTTGAACAGTATACCGGAATTCCAATGATCAATATTATCCACCATCGTGTAAATGAATCCGGCACTATCGACTTCCCTCACTATTGGCATACTCACAGAGATAACATCGAAATCATCGATCAAAATGTTATGCAAGCTGTTGGAGATGTTTTACTTGAGTTGATCTACAATCGCATTCCAACAGAGTAA
- a CDS encoding acetyl-CoA hydrolase/transferase family protein: MKYLPSEEAVKSIQSKDKVYIHTAAAAPLQLIKAMTDRHSELRDVNIYHLHTEGPAPYVHPDFKDSFNTRAFFVAGNVRNAIKEGYADYIPIFLSEVPHLFNRGIIKLDVALVQVSPPDKHGFCSMGVSVDASRAAVNNATTVIAQINPNMPRTHGDGIIHQDEIDIGVEVDDPLPEHAPADLSDVELKIGRNCASLIEDGAALQMGIGSIPDAVLAALKNHKNLGVHTEMFSDGLISLVESGVINNSNKKIHPNRIVSSFAVGTRKLYDFMDDNPNLAMLDCAYVNDTAVIRRNPKVTAVNSAIEVDLTGQVCADSIGTYLYSGVGGQMDFIRGASLSERGKPIIALPSTTKRGANRIVPFLKQGAGVVTTRAHVHYVVTEYGVASLYGKGMKERATELINIAHPDHREMLDRAAHDRFKSL; this comes from the coding sequence ATGAAATATCTTCCATCAGAAGAGGCAGTTAAGAGTATTCAATCAAAGGATAAAGTTTATATACATACTGCAGCTGCAGCTCCCTTACAACTAATCAAGGCAATGACTGACCGGCACAGTGAGTTACGGGATGTCAATATATATCACCTGCATACAGAAGGTCCTGCTCCATACGTGCACCCTGATTTTAAAGACTCCTTTAATACGAGAGCTTTTTTTGTAGCAGGTAATGTCCGGAATGCAATCAAAGAGGGTTACGCAGATTATATCCCAATTTTTTTAAGTGAAGTTCCTCATCTGTTTAATCGGGGTATCATTAAATTAGATGTAGCATTGGTTCAGGTGAGTCCGCCTGACAAACACGGTTTCTGTTCTATGGGCGTTTCTGTTGATGCATCTCGTGCCGCAGTCAATAATGCAACAACTGTTATTGCTCAGATCAATCCGAACATGCCGCGCACGCATGGTGATGGAATTATTCATCAGGACGAGATTGATATTGGTGTTGAAGTGGATGATCCGCTGCCTGAACATGCTCCTGCCGATCTTTCTGACGTTGAGCTTAAAATAGGCCGAAACTGTGCCAGTTTAATAGAAGATGGAGCTGCACTTCAGATGGGGATTGGCAGTATTCCCGACGCGGTGTTAGCCGCATTGAAGAATCATAAAAACCTTGGGGTACATACTGAAATGTTTTCAGATGGCTTAATTTCATTAGTTGAATCCGGGGTCATAAATAACAGCAATAAAAAAATTCACCCCAACCGGATTGTCTCCTCTTTTGCTGTGGGAACGAGAAAGCTTTATGACTTTATGGATGATAATCCCAATTTGGCAATGCTCGATTGCGCTTATGTGAATGATACTGCTGTAATACGCAGAAACCCAAAAGTAACGGCTGTAAACAGTGCCATTGAAGTAGATTTGACCGGACAAGTTTGTGCTGATTCTATTGGTACCTATCTATACTCGGGTGTTGGCGGACAGATGGATTTTATCCGAGGTGCATCTTTGTCTGAAAGAGGTAAGCCGATTATTGCCCTTCCCTCTACAACAAAACGTGGTGCAAACCGCATTGTTCCATTTCTTAAACAAGGTGCCGGCGTAGTAACTACCAGGGCTCACGTTCATTATGTGGTTACCGAATATGGAGTAGCCAGTTTATATGGTAAAGGAATGAAAGAGCGTGCCACAGAATTAATTAACATCGCACATCCCGATCATCGTGAGATGTTGGATCGTGCTGCTCACGACCGTTTCAAGTCGCTATAA
- a CDS encoding putative metallopeptidase, producing MADNDYLKPEGEIKLTDKQLMEAPEIEEIAKEVIETHKIELGPAQVGYLLVYPNISKQRAAKCMKATREVKHYSGNDYLIEVSGDLWDMLDKDTKKMLMYHQLLHIDPVFKAKNQEWKMKVRRPDFSDFYEINDKYGNEWYKTIQATVSSLYDLDPKQESKVKV from the coding sequence ATGGCCGATAATGACTATCTGAAACCTGAAGGCGAAATCAAGCTAACGGATAAACAGTTGATGGAAGCTCCGGAAATTGAAGAAATTGCCAAAGAAGTTATTGAAACTCACAAAATTGAACTCGGCCCTGCTCAAGTAGGGTATCTTTTGGTTTATCCAAACATATCCAAGCAGAGAGCTGCAAAATGTATGAAAGCAACAAGAGAGGTGAAGCACTACTCCGGTAATGATTATCTGATTGAAGTGTCCGGAGATTTATGGGATATGCTCGATAAAGACACCAAAAAAATGTTGATGTACCATCAATTACTTCACATCGATCCTGTATTTAAAGCGAAAAATCAGGAGTGGAAAATGAAGGTAAGACGACCGGATTTCTCAGATTTTTATGAAATTAATGACAAGTATGGGAATGAGTGGTATAAAACCATTCAGGCTACGGTTTCCTCACTCTACGATTTAGACCCGAAGCAGGAGAGCAAGGTAAAAGTTTAG
- the prmA gene encoding 50S ribosomal protein L11 methyltransferase: protein MNYIKLVFKLKDRYQEPFIAELMEMDFYGFEQFDNRLIAYVEKPRYNDSNREMIEQMIGIYPDAEFVETEDLEEQNWNQEWEKSIQPQVIGQFFVRPTWSTVTPSKGQILVEIDPKMAFGTGYHATTRLMLNQLSSIDVSGKKVLDAGTGTGILAIATVKLGAKKAVGFDVDSWSEVNATENALINNVGDQVDIRFGSVEQVKDTEIFDVTLANINRNVILEIIPFLVKHTNIGGDICLTGLLNTDEDIIREVLKIHPVDIVEQTREDEWILFHLKKIQA, encoded by the coding sequence ATGAACTATATTAAACTGGTATTCAAACTTAAGGATCGTTATCAGGAACCATTTATTGCTGAATTGATGGAGATGGATTTTTACGGGTTTGAACAGTTTGATAACCGTTTGATAGCATACGTAGAAAAGCCCCGATACAATGACTCGAACCGGGAAATGATCGAACAGATGATAGGAATCTATCCCGACGCAGAGTTTGTAGAAACGGAAGATCTTGAAGAACAGAACTGGAATCAGGAGTGGGAAAAATCTATTCAGCCTCAGGTTATCGGACAGTTTTTTGTTCGTCCAACGTGGTCAACCGTAACTCCATCAAAGGGACAAATTCTCGTCGAAATCGATCCTAAGATGGCATTCGGGACCGGATATCACGCCACTACCCGTTTGATGCTTAATCAACTTTCATCGATTGATGTATCCGGAAAGAAAGTTTTAGACGCCGGAACCGGAACCGGAATATTGGCAATTGCTACGGTAAAATTAGGCGCAAAAAAGGCTGTTGGTTTTGATGTGGATTCCTGGAGTGAAGTAAACGCAACAGAGAATGCACTGATCAATAATGTTGGTGACCAGGTAGATATACGATTTGGAAGCGTTGAACAGGTTAAAGATACCGAGATTTTTGACGTGACCCTTGCCAATATTAACAGAAACGTTATTCTTGAAATTATTCCATTTCTGGTAAAGCATACGAATATCGGTGGAGATATATGTTTAACCGGTTTATTGAACACAGATGAAGATATCATACGGGAAGTGTTGAAGATTCACCCTGTAGATATTGTTGAGCAAACGAGAGAGGATGAATGGATTCTATTTCATTTAAAAAAGATTCAAGCCTAA
- a CDS encoding Ppx/GppA phosphatase family protein produces the protein MNSSPVYASIDIGTNSVLLLVACFDDNQLEVLDELQEIPRLGKGVDSDKNLHPESCERVISVLKNYRAYLEQNYPELIDEVIVTATSAVRDSSNRNQFLEQIFQETGWEVRLLSGDEEAETTYSGAISVLPYQNKKFVVLDIGGGSTEIAGGNGLVLNSGISVDMGSVRFSERYLLNDPPTRDQIEAVRSEAQSLLDKNSVSLQGFELVGVAGTVTSIAAILLGLNDYQAEKINGYRLKRSDVQRFINEFAKITSREIEEKYSPFLKGRGDVITGGLIILDEFMKLFEFDELTVSTGGIRHGILISSLNL, from the coding sequence ATGAATTCTTCACCTGTTTATGCTTCTATTGATATTGGAACCAACTCAGTGTTGCTACTTGTAGCTTGCTTTGATGATAATCAATTAGAGGTTTTAGACGAGTTACAGGAAATTCCGAGACTGGGAAAAGGTGTAGACAGTGATAAAAATTTGCATCCGGAGAGTTGTGAGAGAGTGATCAGTGTGCTTAAAAATTACCGTGCTTACCTTGAGCAAAATTATCCGGAATTAATTGATGAAGTAATTGTAACGGCAACCAGTGCAGTACGTGACTCATCTAACAGAAATCAATTTTTAGAACAGATATTTCAGGAAACCGGATGGGAAGTGAGACTTCTAAGCGGTGATGAAGAGGCTGAAACAACATATTCCGGTGCGATAAGTGTTTTGCCTTATCAAAATAAAAAATTTGTAGTGTTAGATATTGGTGGAGGCAGTACAGAAATTGCTGGGGGAAATGGCTTAGTGCTGAACAGTGGAATATCCGTGGATATGGGTAGCGTAAGGTTTTCGGAGAGATATTTACTGAACGATCCCCCGACGAGGGATCAAATAGAGGCAGTCCGAAGCGAAGCGCAGTCTTTGCTTGATAAAAATAGTGTTAGTCTACAAGGATTTGAACTTGTTGGGGTTGCGGGAACAGTGACTTCGATTGCTGCAATTTTATTGGGATTAAACGATTATCAAGCAGAAAAAATAAACGGCTATCGGTTAAAAAGAAGTGATGTCCAGCGCTTTATTAACGAATTTGCTAAAATTACCTCAAGGGAAATTGAAGAGAAGTACTCACCCTTTTTGAAAGGCAGAGGAGACGTGATTACCGGCGGACTTATCATTTTGGATGAGTTTATGAAACTGTTTGAATTTGACGAGCTAACTGTATCAACGGGTGGAATTCGTCACGGAATACTGATATCGAGTTTAAATCTATAA
- a CDS encoding RNA polymerase sigma factor has protein sequence MSDDKINTDQQTTTRENASASSLEDDKLVERAVSGDQEAYKTLTEKYETPLYYHLIKMVKDKEQVRDLVQEAFMKAFDNLESYNTNYAFSTWLYRITTNHAIDYLRKKKLQTTSIDEPLKTREGEMKIQIEDEQSETDRTIIRKQRSSIIHEAIEELPEKYRVVIKLRHFDELSYDEISEQLDLPLGTVKAHIFRAREMLYKELKDRRGEF, from the coding sequence ATGTCGGACGATAAAATTAATACAGACCAACAGACGACGACCCGCGAAAATGCATCTGCAAGTAGTCTTGAAGATGATAAACTTGTAGAAAGAGCTGTTTCGGGCGATCAGGAAGCCTATAAAACACTTACTGAAAAATATGAGACGCCTCTTTATTACCATTTGATAAAAATGGTGAAGGATAAAGAGCAGGTTCGGGATTTGGTTCAGGAAGCATTCATGAAGGCATTTGACAACCTGGAATCATATAATACCAATTACGCTTTTTCTACCTGGCTTTATCGAATTACCACCAACCACGCCATCGATTATTTGCGCAAAAAAAAGCTGCAAACCACATCTATTGATGAGCCTTTGAAAACCAGGGAAGGTGAGATGAAAATTCAGATTGAAGATGAACAATCTGAAACCGATCGAACAATTATTCGAAAACAACGCAGCAGTATTATTCATGAAGCAATAGAAGAACTGCCTGAAAAATATCGAGTTGTAATCAAGCTTCGGCATTTCGATGAGCTGAGCTACGATGAGATTTCTGAACAACTCGATCTGCCTTTGGGAACTGTGAAGGCGCATATATTCAGAGCCCGTGAAATGCTTTACAAAGAATTAAAGGATAGAAGGGGAGAGTTTTAA
- the queG gene encoding tRNA epoxyqueuosine(34) reductase QueG, giving the protein MDPLKNTIHIRAKALELGFDRCGFAKAGKLDEEAYRLEEWLNSGHHGNMNWMENYFDKRTDPTKLVPGAKSVVSVIAGYRFEENEQYDQNYKVPKISKYARGRDYHKLFKNRLKHLFRYSQDLIGDINGRIFVDSAPVLDRAWGRLSGNGWIGKNSMLMNKTHGSWFFIGEMILDVPFVYDAPETDHCGTCTKCIDACPTDAIYEPQKVDGSKCISYLTIEMKETMPKEFQEQLGEWMFGCDICQDVCPWNRKAEYGNYKDLKPRENVLYPADRKWSEITEKEFDDIFEGSAVRRATHKWFVRNAKLAEQNLKSK; this is encoded by the coding sequence ATGGATCCCCTCAAAAATACCATACACATCCGTGCCAAAGCACTTGAGTTGGGATTTGATCGCTGCGGTTTTGCCAAAGCCGGTAAACTGGACGAGGAAGCCTACAGGCTCGAGGAGTGGTTAAATTCCGGTCATCACGGAAATATGAACTGGATGGAAAACTATTTCGATAAAAGAACAGACCCTACCAAACTTGTACCCGGAGCGAAGAGTGTAGTCAGTGTTATTGCAGGATACCGCTTCGAAGAGAACGAACAGTATGATCAGAATTATAAAGTGCCAAAAATTTCTAAATATGCACGCGGAAGAGACTATCACAAACTCTTCAAAAATCGTTTAAAACATCTTTTTCGCTACTCTCAGGATTTGATTGGTGATATTAACGGCCGCATTTTTGTTGATTCCGCTCCTGTTTTAGACCGTGCGTGGGGACGGCTATCCGGTAATGGCTGGATTGGCAAGAACAGCATGCTGATGAACAAAACACACGGTTCATGGTTTTTTATTGGGGAGATGATTCTGGACGTTCCATTTGTTTATGATGCTCCTGAAACGGACCACTGCGGCACTTGTACCAAATGTATCGACGCCTGCCCTACAGATGCAATATACGAGCCTCAAAAAGTGGATGGAAGCAAGTGTATCTCCTACTTAACCATAGAGATGAAAGAGACCATGCCGAAAGAGTTTCAAGAGCAACTTGGCGAATGGATGTTTGGATGTGATATTTGTCAGGATGTCTGTCCCTGGAATCGAAAGGCTGAATATGGAAATTATAAAGATTTAAAACCCCGGGAAAATGTTCTCTACCCTGCCGATCGTAAATGGAGCGAAATAACAGAAAAAGAATTCGACGATATATTTGAAGGGAGTGCCGTACGCAGAGCCACTCATAAGTGGTTTGTCAGAAATGCGAAGCTGGCAGAACAAAATTTAAAAAGTAAATAA
- a CDS encoding FKBP-type peptidyl-prolyl cis-trans isomerase: MKYFSYTFITLAFTALFLFSACESGNYSSEADLSSKADSVSYSIGFLQGSGMAQEGLTDIEMKNFVAGFQQALAEEDPEMEMAAMQQTIQSYMMEIQQRQEMERSEQAEGVRAEGQEFLDENAEKEDVMVTESGLQYRVIEEGSGERPSAEDEVEVHYRGTLISGEEFDSSYSREQTITFPLNGVIPGWTEGLQLMREGATYEFFIPSELAYGTNPPPGSIILPGSVLIFEVELIDIKE, from the coding sequence ATGAAATACTTTTCCTATACATTTATAACTTTGGCCTTTACGGCACTTTTTCTTTTTTCAGCCTGCGAATCAGGCAATTACAGTTCTGAGGCAGATTTAAGTTCAAAAGCTGATTCTGTCAGTTACAGCATTGGCTTCCTTCAGGGATCCGGCATGGCGCAGGAAGGTTTAACCGACATCGAAATGAAAAATTTTGTTGCCGGCTTTCAACAAGCATTAGCCGAAGAAGATCCTGAGATGGAGATGGCTGCAATGCAGCAAACGATTCAATCATACATGATGGAAATCCAGCAACGTCAGGAAATGGAGCGATCTGAGCAAGCTGAAGGAGTACGTGCAGAAGGTCAGGAATTTCTGGATGAGAATGCAGAGAAAGAAGATGTAATGGTTACAGAATCCGGTCTTCAGTACAGAGTGATTGAAGAAGGATCAGGTGAGCGTCCATCTGCCGAAGATGAAGTGGAAGTACACTATCGCGGCACGCTCATCTCAGGCGAAGAATTTGACAGTTCTTACAGCAGAGAGCAGACTATTACTTTCCCATTAAACGGCGTCATTCCGGGATGGACTGAAGGATTGCAGTTAATGCGCGAAGGTGCTACTTATGAGTTCTTTATTCCATCAGAACTCGCTTATGGAACAAACCCACCTCCCGGAAGCATTATTCTACCGGGCTCAGTACTGATCTTTGAAGTTGAACTAATCGACATCAAAGAGTAA
- a CDS encoding AAA family ATPase, protein MSSVKMEVPEKAAELFSRSFSDIKKEISKVVVGQTDVVDQLLISLFSGGHCVLVGVPGLAKTLLIQTVAETMNLSFSRIQFTPDLMPGDITGTEVIEDDKETGRKHFKFIKGPIFANIVLADEINRTPPKTQAALLEGMQEHKVTASGQTFTLDDPFFVLATQNPIEQEGTYPLPEAQLDRFMFHIHLNYPNPDEEKQIVKQTTSVRNTSIESILEKSQILDFQKLIREVPVPEHVLDKTIKLVTQTRPKTDQAPEFVNKYLSWGAGPRASQYLILGAKTRALSKGRYNVEMEDVEALSIPVLRHRIVTNYAAEAEGLTTVDIIDQLLNTL, encoded by the coding sequence ATGAGTTCAGTAAAAATGGAGGTTCCGGAAAAAGCAGCCGAATTATTTAGCCGATCTTTTTCTGATATCAAAAAAGAGATTTCAAAAGTTGTTGTTGGGCAGACAGATGTAGTCGATCAGCTTTTAATCTCTCTCTTTTCAGGAGGTCATTGTGTTCTTGTAGGCGTACCGGGATTAGCCAAAACGCTATTGATTCAAACGGTAGCCGAGACGATGAATCTCTCGTTCAGCAGGATTCAGTTCACCCCCGATTTAATGCCCGGTGATATTACCGGAACCGAAGTTATCGAGGATGACAAAGAAACCGGTCGAAAACACTTCAAGTTCATTAAGGGACCCATTTTTGCAAACATTGTTCTCGCCGATGAAATTAACCGTACCCCTCCAAAAACACAGGCTGCACTTCTGGAGGGCATGCAGGAACATAAAGTGACCGCATCCGGGCAGACATTTACACTGGATGATCCATTTTTTGTTTTGGCCACCCAAAATCCAATTGAACAGGAAGGAACCTATCCCCTGCCCGAAGCACAGCTCGACAGATTTATGTTTCATATTCATCTGAATTATCCTAACCCGGATGAAGAGAAACAAATTGTAAAACAGACAACATCAGTAAGGAATACAAGCATAGAATCTATACTTGAGAAAAGTCAGATTCTTGATTTTCAAAAGCTGATACGGGAAGTACCGGTACCCGAACACGTATTGGATAAAACCATAAAACTGGTTACTCAAACTCGCCCTAAAACAGATCAAGCTCCGGAATTCGTCAATAAATATTTAAGTTGGGGAGCCGGCCCAAGGGCCTCACAATATTTGATTTTAGGTGCAAAGACCCGTGCCCTTTCAAAAGGACGTTACAATGTTGAAATGGAGGATGTGGAAGCACTATCTATTCCTGTTCTTCGACACAGAATTGTAACCAATTATGCAGCTGAAGCAGAAGGGTTAACTACAGTAGATATTATTGACCAACTCTTGAATACACTTTAA